The Shewanella mangrovisoli genome has a window encoding:
- the cybH gene encoding Ni/Fe-hydrogenase, b-type cytochrome subunit produces MNHSETRIRTLVFSPAIRIFHWLRALTILVLVITGFYIAWPFLVAPDSTDVLVQGWIRFAHLICGFVLTAVTLARFYLYFFSRSDIERRSFRDVMSVKSWITQLKSYIWMGHLHKAGVYGPLQFVTYVAISFVALVICITGLVLYANVYHEGLGGMLWSSAAWITAQMGGLAQVRIWHHYLTWAFVIFVVIHVYMAVWSGIRFKHNSVDSIVSGYDYPKPDSHH; encoded by the coding sequence ATGAACCATTCTGAAACCCGCATTCGGACACTGGTTTTTAGTCCCGCGATACGGATTTTCCACTGGCTACGGGCACTGACCATTTTAGTGCTGGTGATCACCGGATTCTATATTGCTTGGCCGTTTCTTGTAGCGCCCGACAGCACGGATGTATTGGTACAAGGCTGGATCCGCTTTGCCCATTTGATCTGCGGTTTTGTGTTGACCGCAGTCACCTTGGCCCGCTTCTACCTGTATTTTTTCAGTCGAAGCGATATCGAGCGGCGCTCATTCCGTGATGTGATGAGCGTTAAGAGCTGGATCACCCAACTGAAATCCTACATTTGGATGGGACACTTGCATAAAGCCGGTGTTTATGGACCGCTGCAATTTGTGACCTACGTAGCAATCTCCTTCGTGGCACTTGTGATATGTATTACTGGACTCGTGCTGTATGCCAACGTCTACCATGAAGGTTTAGGTGGCATGCTTTGGAGCAGCGCAGCTTGGATCACGGCGCAAATGGGTGGACTGGCTCAGGTGAGAATTTGGCACCACTACCTCACTTGGGCATTCGTTATCTTTGTAGTTATCCACGTCTATATGGCGGTTTGGTCAGGGATACGCTTCAAACATAACTCTGTCGACTCAATTGTCTCTGGTTACGACTACCCGAAACCAGACTCACACCACTAG